The genomic interval GCCTATTTCCTGGTGACATCCGCCGATGACATCAATCACTGTGGCAGTTCAGAATCAATAGGTGGCAGTACATGAAAATTTGGCGATATGCATCATGCAACTCCTTTTGTTGTTCCCTCTCAAACTGCTTTCAGGACTTCTGATTCTGGGCGCGATCGCTTACCTGACCGTTTGCATCTTTCTGCTGCTGCGACAGAATCGCCTGATTTTCTTTCCCTCTCCCACGATCGAAACCACCCCTGGAGATCTCAATCTCGTTTTTGAAGACGTTTGGATTTCCGTAGAAACGCCTCGTCGAAGTGTCCCTACCCAATCGGGAGTTTTTAAGCACCAATTACATAGCTGGTGGATTCCGGCAAAGGATGCAGAACAGGGAGTTGTGCTGTACCTGCATGGTAATGGTTACAACGTCGGTGCCAACTTAGCCCAGGCGTTCCAGTTTCACCAGGTCAATTTATCCGTTCTCCTGATTGACTACCGGGGGTATGGGCAGAGTATGGGTAGTTTTCCAACCGAAGCCACTGTGTATCAAGATGCCAGAGCTGCCTGGAATTACCTGACCCAAGAGCGTGGAATTTCATCAAAGCAGATTATTCTGTTTGGGCATTCATTAGGTGGCGCGATCGCGATCGATTTGGCTTTAGAGCATCCTGAGGCAGCCGGTCTGATAGTGCAAAGCTCTTTTACCTCCATGCGGGCAATGGTTGATCATATCGGTCAGTTTCGCCTGTTTCCGGTGGACTTGTTGTTAACCCAACAGTTCAATTCAATCAGCAAAGTGCGATCGCTTAAACTTCCAGTGCTATATACCCACGGTACGGCTGATACACTGATTCCCTCCGCCATGAGTGAATTACTCTATGCTGCCACTCCAGAACCCAAACGGCTCTATCTGATTGCGAATGCTGAACACAATAACATTCCTGAAGTTGGAGGTTCTTCCTATCTTCAGGAACTGAAGGATTTTGTGGGGTTAATCAACACCTTTCAGCACAGGCAGGTTTTGCATTAAAAGTGCTCAATCAACCAGGAGTTGAAACTCCGATAGGGGTGAAATTTCAAGCCTATACCCATTTCACCCCTATTACGGGTCATCTAAGAGGGTGTTTGAAAAGTCCTACTGTCGGTAGTAAAAATGCGATCCCCCTAAGTCCCCCTTAATCAGGGGGACTTTAAGCCTGTTTCCCCCTTTTTAAGGCTACCGTGTAC from Kovacikia minuta CCNUW1 carries:
- a CDS encoding alpha/beta hydrolase, whose amino-acid sequence is MQLLLLFPLKLLSGLLILGAIAYLTVCIFLLLRQNRLIFFPSPTIETTPGDLNLVFEDVWISVETPRRSVPTQSGVFKHQLHSWWIPAKDAEQGVVLYLHGNGYNVGANLAQAFQFHQVNLSVLLIDYRGYGQSMGSFPTEATVYQDARAAWNYLTQERGISSKQIILFGHSLGGAIAIDLALEHPEAAGLIVQSSFTSMRAMVDHIGQFRLFPVDLLLTQQFNSISKVRSLKLPVLYTHGTADTLIPSAMSELLYAATPEPKRLYLIANAEHNNIPEVGGSSYLQELKDFVGLINTFQHRQVLH